From Watersipora subatra chromosome 2, tzWatSuba1.1, whole genome shotgun sequence, one genomic window encodes:
- the LOC137387255 gene encoding alpha-2A adrenergic receptor-like, whose protein sequence is MYRSALIATKFKIEAVDTNTSITVHIRQTTGPNTQTPATSYTADIGNIKMASDRSRGSCGSKTCSSVMNITQETQVYSQLETTFKQINDSHQELSLGSKSALGISLGVCCFIIIFGNSLVIAAIIINRKLRMVTNYFVFSLAVADLMLGVFVLPFSLIRQLERRWLFGASFCKVWAAADVLCCTASILSLCAISVDRYIGVTRPLKHRVSRISLSFVDGPDLALKEEAMAASFSERAERLAPKKRQKWLAKHILNKRTNKVMHVYDCTVIKSKEYVLASVTCSFYIPALVIIIIYIRIYNEAQKQYRFLQTGVKRVKGLNNSEPLLLRAHSKKQSSAPVMSRSMKLDDSVKPNDLDQELPAAESEAPVFCESNGLMNKDGSKSMLSSKLLDDSTESFGEAKIKRSALSAKVSQFMSETKAAKTVGIVVGAFLLCWCPFFIVLPIDAICKNCVSETVFDLVFWLGYCNSMLNPMIYALRMGEFKKTFIKILCCHYKNRSKAAMYDLYKRSSSKGEHNSSKKCSSRVKAVGNTTIIQLTKPIDV, encoded by the exons ATGTATCGGTCGGCACTGATAGCGACCAAATTTAAGATAGAGGCCGTCGATACAAATACATCCATTACTGTCCATATAAGGCAGACAACTGGCCCAAACACCCAGACCCCTGCGACATCATATACCGCAGATATTGGCAATATCAAGATGGCGAGTGACAGATCG cGAGGAAGTTGTGGAAGCAAGACATGCTCTTCAGTCATGAACATAACCCAAGAAACACAAGTTTACTCGCAACTCGAGACAACATTCAAACAGATAAATGACAGTCACCAGGAGCTATCACTCGGTTCAAAGTCAGCCCTCGGCATCAGTCTGGGTGTCTGCTGCTTCATCATAATATTCGGAAACAGTCTGGTCATCGCTGCCATCATTATAAACAGGAAGTTAAGAATGGTCACAAATTACTTTGTCTTTAGTCTGGCGGTAGCCGACTTGATGCTCGGTGTTTTCGTTCTGCCCTTCAGTCTCATTCGACAGCTAGAAAGACGATGGCTCTTTGGCGCGTCATTCTGCAAGGTGTGGGCCGCCGCTGACGTGCTCTGCTGCACCGCCTCTATACTTAGCCTCTGTGCCATCAGTGTAGATCGGTACATAGGAGTAACAAGGCCTCTGAAGCACAGGGTGAGCAGAATATCATTGTCTTTTGTGGATGGGCCTGACCTTGCTCTGAAGGAGGAAGCGATGGCTGCCTCTTTTTCAGAACGAGCTGAAAGGCTTGCTCCGAAGAAGAGGCAGAAATGGCTGGCCAAACACATCTTGAATAA ACGGACCAATAAAGTCATGCATGTGTACGACTGCACTGTGATAAAGAGTAAAGAGTACGTGTTAGCCAGTGTCACATGCAGTTTCTACATTCCAGCACTTGTTATCATCATTATTTATATACGAATATATAATGAGGCCCAGAAACAGTACCGATTCCTGCAAACAGGAGTGAAACGCGTGAAAGGATTGAACAACTCCGAACCTCTGTTGCTTAGAGCGCATTCAAAGAAGCAGTCATCGGCTCCGGTGATGTCAAGGTCAATGAAACTCGATGACAGCGTAAAGCCAAACGATCTTGATCAAGAACTTCCCGCGGCAGAATCCGAAGCTCCAGTCTTTTGTGAATCAAATGGTTTGATGAATAAGGACGGTTCCAAATCAATGCTAAGTAGCAAGCTTCTAGATGATTCCACAGAGTCCTTTGGAGAGGCCAAAATAAAACGAAGCGCGCTGAGCGCAAAGGTTTCGCAGTTTATGAGTGAGACGAAAGCAGCCAAGACCGTAGGAATTGTTGTTGGAGCCTTTTTGCTTTGCTGGTGTCCGTTCTTCATTGTATTACCGATAG ATGCCATATGCAAGAACTGTGTGTCCGAAACAGTCTTTGATCTTGTCTTTTGGCTTGGATATTGTAATTCTATGCTCAACCCAATGATCTATGCCTTGAGGATGGGAGAGTTCAAAAAGACATTTATCAAGATTCTATGTTGTCACTACAAAAACCGCAGCAAGGCAGCTATGTATGACTTGTACAAGCGCAGCTCAAGCAAAGGAGAACACAACTCCTCGAAGAAATGCTCTAGTCGTGTGAAGGCAGTCGGCAATACAACAATCATACAGCTAACAAAGCCAATTGATGTGTAA